The following proteins are encoded in a genomic region of Sulfurovum indicum:
- a CDS encoding 2-oxoacid:ferredoxin oxidoreductase subunit alpha: MAEKFDLQEREVWDGNYAASQALRQARVDVVAAYPITPSTPIVENYGAYVANGYIDGEFVMVESEHAAMSACVGASAAGGRVSTATSSQGFALMVEVLYQASGMRLPIVLNVVNRALASPLNVRGDHSDMYLGRDSGWIQMGAFNSQEAYDLALCAFKIGENHSVRLPVMVHQDGFITSHTAQNVYPLSDEVAYNFVGDIDPVDDMLDFSRPVTYGAQTEEDWHFEHKAKQHKALMDARPVIDEVFEEFEKISGRKYKRVESYMMDDAEIAIVALGTTVETARVAATELREEGIKAGVVAIRVFRPFPLDQVRDALENVKSVAVLDRSAPGGAMGAFFNEVSAALYSTASRPLVTNYIYGLGGRDFAVSEAKRIFMEQKANADAGHITTDIQQFSGLRGPHLGFFQTKRS, encoded by the coding sequence ATGGCAGAAAAATTTGATTTACAGGAAAGAGAAGTTTGGGATGGTAACTATGCTGCTTCACAGGCATTGAGACAGGCACGTGTAGATGTTGTTGCAGCATATCCTATTACACCGTCTACTCCTATCGTTGAAAATTATGGTGCTTATGTAGCAAATGGCTATATTGATGGTGAGTTCGTTATGGTTGAGTCTGAACATGCGGCAATGTCAGCATGTGTCGGTGCCTCTGCAGCGGGCGGACGTGTCTCTACTGCAACCTCCTCTCAGGGATTTGCATTGATGGTCGAGGTACTTTACCAGGCATCAGGTATGAGACTCCCGATCGTACTGAATGTAGTTAACCGTGCATTGGCATCACCGCTCAATGTACGTGGTGACCACTCCGATATGTATCTTGGGCGTGATTCGGGATGGATCCAGATGGGTGCATTCAATTCACAAGAGGCATACGATCTTGCACTATGTGCATTCAAGATCGGTGAAAACCATTCGGTAAGACTTCCGGTTATGGTCCACCAGGACGGGTTTATCACTTCACATACAGCGCAGAATGTGTATCCGTTAAGTGATGAAGTGGCATACAATTTTGTCGGAGATATTGATCCTGTTGATGATATGCTTGACTTCTCAAGACCCGTAACATACGGTGCACAGACAGAAGAGGATTGGCACTTTGAGCATAAGGCAAAACAGCACAAAGCACTGATGGATGCAAGACCGGTCATCGACGAGGTATTTGAAGAGTTTGAAAAAATAAGCGGTCGTAAATACAAAAGAGTAGAGTCCTATATGATGGATGATGCTGAGATAGCGATCGTTGCACTTGGTACAACAGTTGAAACTGCAAGGGTTGCAGCAACTGAGCTTAGAGAAGAGGGTATAAAAGCCGGTGTAGTCGCGATCAGAGTATTTAGACCGTTCCCGCTCGACCAGGTAAGGGATGCACTTGAAAATGTCAAATCGGTCGCCGTTCTTGACAGATCTGCACCAGGTGGTGCAATGGGTGCATTTTTCAATGAAGTATCCGCAGCACTTTACTCTACAGCAAGCAGACCGCTTGTAACAAACTATATCTATGGTCTTGGCGGTAGAGATTTTGCAGTAAGTGAAGCAAAAAGAATATTTATGGAGCAGAAAGCGAATGCTGATGCAGGACATATTACAACGGATATCCAACAGTTCTCTGGACTTAGAGGACCACACCTTGGATTCTTTCAGACTAAAAGGAGCTAA
- a CDS encoding pyruvate flavodoxin oxidoreductase subunit gamma encodes MIEIRWHSRAGQGAVTGAKSLGDIVATTGKEVQAFALYGSAKRGAALRAYNRIDDKPIITHEKFMYPDYVLVIDPALAMTDDITMNDKETTKYIITSHLSKEDLIAQIPALQDKADRVYVVDCIEISLDTIGRSIPNAPMLGAFVKVSGMFELDYFLENMKRVLAKFPQKIIDGNMQAITRAYNEVK; translated from the coding sequence ATGATAGAGATCAGATGGCATAGCCGTGCAGGTCAAGGTGCCGTAACCGGTGCAAAGAGTTTGGGTGACATTGTCGCTACTACTGGTAAAGAGGTTCAGGCTTTCGCACTTTACGGTTCAGCAAAAAGAGGGGCAGCCCTTAGAGCCTATAACAGAATCGATGACAAGCCGATCATTACACATGAGAAGTTTATGTATCCTGATTATGTACTTGTGATCGACCCTGCTTTGGCAATGACTGATGATATTACCATGAATGACAAAGAGACAACGAAATATATCATTACATCACACTTGAGCAAAGAGGATCTCATCGCGCAGATCCCGGCATTGCAAGACAAAGCTGATAGAGTGTATGTTGTAGACTGTATCGAAATTTCATTGGATACGATCGGAAGATCGATCCCGAATGCCCCGATGCTTGGTGCGTTCGTTAAAGTTTCAGGGATGTTTGAATTGGATTATTTCTTGGAAAATATGAAGAGAGTTCTTGCAAAGTTCCCACAGAAGATTATTGATGGCAACATGCAGGCAATTACAAGAGCGTATAACGAAGTCAAGTAA
- a CDS encoding ABC transporter permease: MLVYILRRIFYAIPILIGVNLITFVLFFMVNTPDDMARAQLGAKQVSSQMIQAWKEEKGYDKPLFLNSEASGMDKLTDTLFVKESLRLFSFDFGVSDANRDIGADIKARMGPSLSIALPTFGIALITNISLALLLVLFRGSVLDISMMAVAVMIMSISGLFYIIAGQVLFSKIWHWVPISGYENGWSGIKFIILPVMIGVFAGLGSGVRWYRSIFLEQMNQDYVRTARAKGLSEIRVLFLHVLKNGMLPILTGVVVIIPSLFMGSLIMESFFGIPGLGSYTIDAINAQDFSIVKAMVFLGSVLYIVGLILTDISYTLFDPRVKL; this comes from the coding sequence ATGCTGGTTTATATCCTGCGGCGCATTTTTTATGCCATACCTATTCTCATCGGTGTCAACCTCATTACCTTTGTGCTTTTTTTTATGGTCAATACTCCTGATGATATGGCACGTGCCCAGTTGGGTGCCAAGCAGGTAAGTTCGCAAATGATACAGGCGTGGAAAGAGGAAAAAGGGTATGACAAACCGCTTTTTTTAAATTCAGAAGCCTCAGGTATGGACAAACTGACTGATACACTTTTTGTCAAAGAGTCGCTTAGGCTTTTTAGCTTCGATTTCGGTGTTTCCGATGCAAATCGGGATATTGGAGCTGATATTAAAGCGCGTATGGGACCAAGTCTGTCTATCGCACTGCCAACTTTTGGTATTGCGCTTATTACCAATATCTCTTTGGCTCTGCTGTTGGTACTTTTTAGAGGGTCGGTACTCGATATTTCGATGATGGCTGTTGCTGTAATGATCATGTCGATCTCAGGACTTTTTTATATTATTGCCGGACAGGTACTCTTCTCCAAGATATGGCATTGGGTACCTATTTCCGGCTATGAGAACGGATGGAGCGGTATCAAGTTCATTATTTTGCCGGTGATGATCGGGGTATTCGCCGGATTGGGGTCAGGTGTGCGCTGGTACCGTTCCATCTTCCTGGAGCAGATGAACCAGGATTATGTACGTACTGCCAGAGCCAAAGGGCTTTCTGAGATCCGTGTACTCTTCTTGCATGTGCTCAAGAACGGTATGCTGCCTATCTTGACAGGTGTGGTGGTGATCATTCCATCGCTTTTTATGGGAAGTTTGATTATGGAATCTTTCTTTGGTATTCCAGGGCTTGGTTCCTATACAATCGATGCAATCAATGCGCAGGACTTTTCCATTGTCAAAGCGATGGTCTTTTTAGGCTCGGTGCTCTATATTGTCGGACTGATACTGACAGACATCTCCTATACACTTTTTGATCCGAGGGTCAAATTATGA
- a CDS encoding HAD family hydrolase — MTILFDLDGTLIDSTEAILESFDVSLSMFGEVLPDEASIKAEIGYPLDVMFRTLGVSEERVWDHVAAYKQHYRKISCEKTVLLPNALEAVTLAREHATLGIVTTKTAEYSREMLEYMGIMHHFDVLIGREDVTHPKPHPEPVLKAISKLKADRNRCWLIGDTPMDICAAKAADIQSVAVTCGYADEKKLSEYTSSLASNALEAVKFIVVS, encoded by the coding sequence ATGACTATTTTATTTGACCTTGACGGTACATTGATCGATTCTACAGAAGCAATATTGGAGAGCTTTGATGTATCACTCTCTATGTTTGGCGAAGTGTTACCGGATGAAGCATCCATTAAAGCGGAGATAGGATACCCGTTGGATGTAATGTTCAGAACACTTGGTGTATCGGAGGAGAGAGTTTGGGATCATGTAGCTGCATATAAGCAGCACTATCGAAAGATATCCTGTGAAAAAACGGTTTTACTGCCAAATGCACTGGAAGCAGTTACTTTGGCAAGGGAACATGCTACTTTGGGCATCGTAACGACAAAGACTGCGGAATATTCAAGGGAAATGCTTGAGTATATGGGAATCATGCACCATTTTGATGTACTGATAGGAAGAGAGGATGTCACTCACCCCAAGCCCCATCCGGAACCGGTTTTAAAAGCGATATCAAAGTTAAAAGCTGATAGAAATAGATGTTGGCTGATAGGTGATACTCCCATGGATATTTGTGCGGCAAAGGCGGCAGATATTCAGAGTGTAGCAGTAACTTGCGGTTATGCTGATGAAAAGAAGCTGTCGGAATATACTTCCAGCCTTGCTTCAAATGCGCTTGAAGCTGTAAAGTTTATTGTCGTATCATAA
- a CDS encoding ABC transporter permease encodes MSLMLLWTDILVWILMGVIILWGHQLSGSEESRRKWYAIFRSKIAMASAVVLSFYLLFALLDSVHFKVTQQTEKELFREGEIISLLDLAFGHQKAFSERTYSAPFATHEYTKSIIVGEDGLTRQQNLPLKYVSAEESSQKSLIAVVTGMLIAGSLVFLHLLWTKEESLIQRVTEVLKGRTKLPWRTGYMMLILCIVLLTWLYVMSFSYHVLGTDKVGGDVFYASLKSIRTGVLIGILTTLVTLPLAIFLGVSAGYFRGWVDDLIQYLYTTLSSIPGVLLIAAGVLMMQVMMDNHPDWFASTVERSDLRLLFLIFILGLTSWTGLCRLLRAETLRISQMDYVTAAKAFGVSKWRIMYRHIVPNLTHIILISIVLDFSGLVLAEAVLSYVGVGVDPTMYSWGNMINQARLEMAREPMVWWSLFSSFSFMFVLVLAANLFSDRVQYVLDPRNER; translated from the coding sequence ATGAGCCTTATGCTGCTTTGGACCGATATATTGGTATGGATATTGATGGGGGTGATCATTCTGTGGGGACATCAGCTTTCAGGATCTGAAGAGTCAAGGCGCAAGTGGTATGCCATCTTCCGTTCGAAAATTGCCATGGCTTCAGCTGTTGTTTTGAGTTTTTATCTGCTCTTCGCACTATTGGATTCGGTACATTTCAAAGTGACACAGCAAACAGAAAAGGAGCTCTTTCGCGAAGGAGAGATCATCTCTTTGCTTGATCTGGCCTTTGGACATCAGAAAGCCTTTTCAGAGCGTACCTACTCTGCTCCTTTTGCGACACATGAGTACACCAAATCAATTATTGTGGGAGAGGATGGTTTGACCAGACAGCAAAATCTTCCGTTGAAGTATGTCTCTGCAGAAGAGAGCAGTCAAAAATCTTTAATTGCGGTAGTGACAGGAATGCTGATTGCCGGGAGCCTTGTCTTTCTGCATTTGTTATGGACGAAAGAGGAAAGTTTGATACAGCGGGTAACAGAGGTACTGAAGGGCAGAACCAAGTTGCCCTGGCGGACAGGATATATGATGCTGATTCTCTGTATTGTTCTGCTCACCTGGCTTTATGTGATGAGTTTTTCCTACCATGTGCTGGGAACAGATAAAGTAGGAGGAGATGTATTCTATGCATCTTTGAAAAGTATCAGGACCGGTGTTCTTATTGGTATTTTGACGACACTTGTGACACTGCCTTTGGCGATTTTTCTTGGGGTGAGTGCAGGGTATTTCAGGGGTTGGGTCGATGATCTTATCCAATACCTGTATACGACACTCAGTTCCATTCCCGGTGTACTGCTTATTGCAGCAGGGGTTTTGATGATGCAGGTAATGATGGACAATCATCCAGACTGGTTTGCTTCCACAGTTGAGCGCTCTGATCTTCGTCTTCTTTTTCTTATCTTTATTTTGGGTCTGACAAGCTGGACAGGATTGTGCCGTTTGCTGCGTGCGGAGACCTTGCGTATTTCCCAGATGGATTATGTTACAGCGGCCAAGGCATTTGGTGTAAGCAAATGGCGCATTATGTATCGTCATATTGTTCCCAACCTGACCCACATTATCCTTATCTCTATAGTCTTGGATTTCTCTGGCCTGGTATTGGCGGAAGCGGTACTTTCGTATGTTGGTGTAGGAGTAGATCCGACGATGTACAGCTGGGGAAATATGATCAACCAGGCACGTTTGGAAATGGCACGGGAACCGATGGTATGGTGGTCTCTCTTCTCCTCTTTCAGTTTTATGTTCGTTCTGGTGCTGGCTGCCAATCTTTTCTCTGACAGGGTACAATATGTATTAGATCCAAGGAATGAGAGATGA
- a CDS encoding 4Fe-4S dicluster-binding protein, which produces MQDLKLCAQDNRGIHELEAGKDLFGWHEVTQGSVLPSFEGDASNIVHLKAEERNYSDYNSYTATVASWRVKKPVFNIDVCIDCQNCWVWCPDSSIISRDKQMLGIDYDHCKGCEVCVEVCPTNPKSLLMFSEQEELETALSQWPEKKKKEK; this is translated from the coding sequence ATGCAAGATTTAAAACTATGTGCACAGGACAACAGAGGTATCCATGAGCTTGAAGCAGGAAAGGATCTGTTTGGATGGCATGAAGTAACACAGGGAAGTGTTCTTCCTTCATTTGAGGGAGATGCATCCAATATCGTACATTTGAAAGCAGAAGAGAGAAACTATTCCGACTACAACTCCTATACTGCAACGGTTGCTTCATGGAGAGTAAAAAAGCCGGTATTCAATATTGATGTTTGTATTGACTGTCAAAACTGTTGGGTATGGTGTCCGGATTCTTCAATCATATCACGAGACAAGCAGATGCTGGGGATTGACTATGATCACTGTAAAGGGTGTGAAGTATGTGTAGAAGTATGTCCTACAAATCCAAAATCACTGTTGATGTTCAGTGAGCAAGAAGAGCTCGAGACGGCATTGTCTCAATGGCCAGAAAAAAAGAAAAAAGAAAAGTAA
- a CDS encoding ABC transporter ATP-binding protein, producing MSPLLCVKDLSLVAGEETLLDSVSFVIEKGETFALVGESGSGKSLTSLAVMRLLPQAVKVTEGDVKLHSVSLFALPEFGMQKIRGKKIAMIFQEPMSALNPVMTIGEQVAEVLRLHLKLSNKEAKEKVVSLFEEVALTAPEERYYWYPHQLSGGQKQRVMIAMALACEPELLIADEPTTALDVTIQAQVLALLKKIKEERQLSILFITHDMAVVAQVADRIAVMRKGKIVEIAHTEYFFKTPVDPYSQKLLKDAKGERPSRVSKQSDILLQVKGLKVHFPIKKGFLRRMAGRVRAVDGVSLSIQRGKTLALVGESGSGKSTLGQAILSLVPVSEGKILFEGKDLTALGMAGLKPYRQKIQVIFQDPFSALDPRMSIGEILREGMESLDVGPKGKAAQERYIQTLLKKVELDASFLHRYPHEFSGGQRQRIGIARALAVKPELIICDEPTSALDVSVRAQILTLLKRLQDEEGVSYLFITHDLSIIATIADEVAVMRRGKIVEQGSVEKVMGTPRHDYTKRLLAAVPKLPHSMMKREL from the coding sequence ATGAGTCCACTTTTATGTGTAAAAGACCTTAGTCTTGTTGCAGGGGAAGAGACACTTCTTGACAGTGTAAGTTTTGTCATTGAAAAGGGAGAAACATTTGCTCTTGTTGGAGAATCAGGCAGTGGTAAATCACTAACTTCACTGGCAGTTATGCGTCTTTTACCGCAGGCTGTCAAGGTTACAGAAGGAGATGTAAAGCTCCACAGTGTATCGCTGTTCGCACTGCCTGAGTTTGGTATGCAGAAGATTCGGGGCAAGAAGATCGCGATGATCTTTCAGGAACCGATGTCGGCACTCAATCCGGTAATGACCATAGGTGAACAGGTAGCAGAGGTATTGCGTTTACATCTGAAACTCTCTAATAAGGAAGCAAAAGAGAAAGTGGTTTCTCTGTTTGAAGAGGTAGCACTGACTGCACCTGAAGAGCGTTACTATTGGTATCCGCATCAGCTATCCGGTGGACAGAAGCAGCGTGTGATGATTGCGATGGCACTTGCATGTGAGCCTGAATTGCTTATTGCTGATGAACCTACCACAGCACTGGATGTGACCATTCAGGCACAGGTGCTGGCATTGCTGAAAAAGATCAAAGAGGAGCGTCAGCTATCTATTCTTTTTATTACCCATGATATGGCTGTGGTAGCACAGGTGGCAGACCGTATTGCGGTCATGCGAAAAGGAAAGATCGTTGAGATAGCCCATACTGAATACTTTTTTAAAACACCGGTAGATCCCTATAGTCAGAAACTTTTAAAGGATGCAAAGGGAGAACGCCCGTCCAGAGTCTCAAAACAGAGTGACATACTGTTACAGGTAAAGGGACTTAAAGTGCATTTTCCTATCAAAAAAGGTTTTCTTCGGAGAATGGCAGGTAGAGTCAGGGCAGTAGATGGTGTATCTCTCTCCATCCAAAGAGGCAAGACACTTGCTTTGGTAGGAGAGTCAGGCAGCGGGAAGAGTACTTTAGGGCAGGCAATACTCTCACTTGTACCTGTCAGTGAGGGAAAGATCCTGTTTGAAGGGAAAGACCTTACGGCTTTGGGTATGGCAGGACTGAAGCCATACCGTCAGAAGATACAGGTGATCTTTCAGGATCCCTTCTCTGCGCTGGACCCGCGTATGAGTATCGGGGAGATACTGCGTGAAGGAATGGAAAGCCTTGATGTCGGACCTAAAGGAAAAGCTGCACAGGAAAGATATATTCAGACCTTGCTTAAAAAGGTGGAACTGGACGCCTCCTTCCTGCACCGTTATCCGCATGAGTTCTCAGGAGGACAGCGGCAGCGTATAGGAATCGCCAGAGCTTTGGCAGTAAAGCCGGAACTTATTATTTGCGATGAACCCACTTCCGCACTTGATGTCTCTGTACGAGCACAGATACTTACATTATTAAAGAGGTTACAGGATGAAGAGGGAGTCTCCTACCTTTTTATTACACACGACCTCTCCATTATTGCCACCATCGCTGATGAGGTAGCAGTCATGAGAAGAGGGAAGATTGTTGAACAGGGCAGTGTGGAGAAAGTAATGGGTACACCCCGGCATGATTATACGAAAAGATTGTTGGCAGCAGTACCAAAGCTGCCACATTCTATGATGAAGAGAGAACTATGA